One window of Melospiza georgiana isolate bMelGeo1 chromosome 11, bMelGeo1.pri, whole genome shotgun sequence genomic DNA carries:
- the HRH1 gene encoding histamine H1 receptor: MTERPRPGRPLCFSLTKKMSNNTTEASSSAPRALLGLFLGSVSLITIVMNILVLCAVRTEKKLQTVGNLYIVSLSIADLIVGAAVMPLNIVDLLSPQWPLGLAACLFWLSMDYVASTASIFNLFILCMDRYRSVQQPLRYLKYRTKMRASLLILGVWLLSFTWLIPILGWHVFANNGRRKVQGSKCETEFFEVTWFKVLAAILNFYLPSLLMLWFYCRIFSTVRKHCQHRELSNGSYWSSAEKATTPQTKTKDGKNICLREQVVGGNTPGAENKSSPEPHKVEAELCFSHPDRASKALSNGKVLNWSCFSLSTAKAEPGVDKAGKRGVCATENPGNEEQPGCQDSDSSGASDHHTFTEVPEPSPTAASCPQGRTERRDSRGMAFLRKTWHTLHGHSRSIHRHGNRERKAAMQLGVIMAAFMLCWIPYFVLFMVITFHDHKQLSELHRVTIWLGYINSTLNPFLYPLCNQNFKKTFKKILHIH; encoded by the coding sequence ATGACTGAACGCCCAAGGCCTGGACGCCCACTCTGCTTCTCCCTCACCAAAAAGATGTCCAACAACACAACAGAGGCCTCCAGCAGCGCTCCCCGAGCCCTCCTAGGCCTGTTCCTGGGCAGCGTCTCCCTGATCACCATTGTCATGAACATCCTGGTGCTGTGTGCCGTGAGGACGGAGAAGAAGCTGCAGACCGTGGGAAATTTATACATCGTGAGCCTCTCCATCGCCGACCTGATCGTGGGGGCGGCCGTCATGCCCCTCAACATCGTGGACCTGCTGAGCCCCCAGTGGCCCCTGGGGCTGGCGGCCTGCTTGTTCTGGCTCTCCATGGATTACGTGGCCAGCACGGCCTCCATTTTCAACCTCTTCATCCTGTGCATGGACCGGTACCGCTCGGTGCAGCAGCCGCTCCGGTACCTCAAGTACCGCACCAAGATGAGGGCCTCGCTGCTCATCCTGGGGGTCTGGCTGCTCTCCTTCACCTGGCTCATCCCCATCCTGGGCTGGCACGTCTTTGCCAACAACGGGCGCAGGAAGGTGCAGGGGAGCAAGTGTGAGACGGAGTTCTTCGAGGTGACCTGGTTCAAAGTGCTGGCGGCCATCCTCAACTTCTACCTGCCCTCGCTGCTGATGCTGTGGTTCTACTGCAGAATCTTCAGCACTGTTCGgaagcactgccagcacagagagctcagcAATGGCTCCTACTGGTCCTCCGCGGAAAAAGCCACCACTCCTCAGACCAAGACGAAGGATGGGAAAAATATCTGCCTCCGGGAGCAAGTCGTAGGTGGGAACACCCCCggtgcagaaaataaaagctctCCAGAGCCCCATAAAGTGGAGGCAGAGCTTTGTTTCAGCCATCCTGACAGGGCTTCAAAGGCCCTGAGTAATGGGAAAGTCCTcaactggagctgcttctctctcagcacagccaaggctgagccTGGCGTGGATAAAGCAGGGAAGAGAGGTGTGTGTGCCACGGAAAACCCTGGGAATGAGGAGCAGCCCGGCTGCCAAGACAGTGACTCCAGCGGGGCATCAGACCACCACACTTTCACTGAggtgccagagcccagccccacagcagcctcctgTCCTCAGGGGAGGACGGAGCGCAGGGACTCGAGGGGAATGGCATTCCTGAGGAAAACCTGGCACACCCTACACGGGCACTCCAGGAGCATCCACCGGCACGGGAACAGGGAGAGGAAGGCAGCCATGCAGCTGGGGGTGATCATGGCAGCCTTCATGCTCTGCTGGATCCCCTACTTCGTGCTCTTCATGGTGATAACCTTCCACGACCACAAGCAACTCTCAGAGCTGCACAGGGTCACCATATGGCTGGGCTACATCAACTCCACCTTGAACCCGTTCCTCTACCCTCTCTGCAACCAGAATTTCAAGAAGACTTTTAAAAAGATCCTTCACATTCATTGA